ACCTATGAACATCCGTGTATTTACACATGCTCTTTCATGGAAGAAGGGAAACTGGGATGGGGTAGATCTCAGGGCAGAGATTGCATGTTGCAGTTTGGGAATCATGCACTCTCCACAGAGAATGAGATAAACTGGGAGAACCAGCAAAAGGAGTCAGTGCACATTAGGCCCCTAGCACTTCCACGGCTCCTCCTTCTGGCCAGGGCCCAACCGGAAAGCAAAGTCACGGCAATGTCCTGGGGCCTAGCCCCAAACTAATGGGCCCAAGATAGTGGGCTGAAGGGGTCATAGGGGTTGAGAGGGCAGGGGCAGGAAAAGTCCTGATTCAGTGCAAGAGCAATTCTGATCTCTTATGGGAATCAGGCAAAGCCCTGGCCCTGAGCCCACCCAGGCCCAGAAAAGGCAGACAGGGAATTCGAAGTGATCATTCAAAAGCCAAAGAAAACTCAGAGGCCATGACGATCTTCCATGACCATCGACCCCCAGTGTCCCAATGGTCATTCCATCCAGTGGTCACTCATGCACTAGTGGTTATGTGCCCAGCCCTAGATGGATGTTTCATCACACGTGGCTAGAGGAGCCCCAGTTAACCGAATGTGGGCTGGGCTCGGGCAAGGATCAAGCAGAAAGGGTGGAGGGAAGCCACCAAAGCCACTGCCCCTCTTGGCCAGGGCCAGGGGCAGCCGCTCATCttcaggagagggagagggagggtccTGGCTGTAGCTTGTGGTCCCAGACGGTAGGACCCCCAGGTCCAAGCCCACCTTGTCTCTAGCCAGAAGTTCCCTCTGTCGTTGTCGCTGCTGACGCCGACCAATCAGGAGGAGAGTCAGGGATGCTGCAAAAACTCCCAGGAAGAAGCCTGCCAGTCCAGCCCCCACTACGTGAGCCCGGCTTGGAGCGCCCCGCTGGCTGCCCCATACCAAGCTGTAAGCAGCTACCACACGAGCGGCCCCACCTTCCTGACATTCACAGGCATAAGCACCCATGGCCCCTGGGGATATCACCACTTCTAGCCCATCCCGCCGGGGGGTGAGTGCAGTCACTCCGCTGGGCTGGTGCCACACACAGGATGCCCAGGCTGAGCTCGGGGAACATGGCAAGACCACATGTGCAGCTGTAGCCACAGGAACTTCAAACACCACGGGGTGTTCTGCAGAGACAGCAAAAGCACAAAAGGTGGTGAGGCTGTAGGTTGGAGGTGTTAGAGAGAAATGTGGGGTGATACAAGATATGAGAAGGGGCCATGGTACACAAAGCTAAAAAGGGGATTCCCAAAGAGAGTAAGGCTGCCATAACTTCCAGGATACAAGTTTTAAACTAGGTCCAAAAACATAACTTTCTAGGCCCTTTACATCCACTCTACCCACATTCCCTAAACCATACAGACCTCCAGGCTCTTTAGGACACAAAGAAGAGACATCCGCTGACTCTATGTCTTGAACCAGCCTATAAAGAAGAGAATACTTGATAAATCCAGTGTCAACACCCCCTTACCCTCCTCAGTACTGAATATTCACTCGCCAATTGCACCTCCCATCATCTCATAAATCACCTCTAGAATTATCAGTCAACATTCTCTTCATCACTAAATTTTTCCCCAATACCTCTTATACTCATGACATTTGCCATGTCaaattctacaaatatttctaGCAGACTACAGAGAATTAAATTTGCACTCGGTCTGTCAGAAAGATGTTTGGTGGGGTACTTTGGAAGAAACACAGGAACCTTCCAAGAAGTATAGCTGGTGGTCCACAACCACAAGATTTCTCTGGAAATCTCTGTTAAAAGATTTCTCtgttaagagaaagagaaaacttctTTTCTATCAAAGCTAATCAAATTTCTGTGAGGGTCAGTGAGATGGCTTTCTGTTTCACAAAATAGCTCAGCTAAAGATACATCTGTGGTTGTCACCAGCATTCAGTTGGTACTGAATACAACGAGAATGAAATCACCTAGAAAGTGCATGAAAGTGTAAAGAGAAAGACTGAATCCTGAGGAATATCAACATTCAGAAGCTGGATGGAAAAGGAATCAGTAAGGGAGACAGACTGGAGAGTGAGGTAGGGAGAAAAACCAGGAGAATGCAGAGTCATAGAAGGCAACAGGATAGTTTttcaaggaaggaaggaggggagttGTCAACTGTGAAAACACTTCTAAGAGCACTTGTAAAATgaaaactgagggacttccctggcagtccagtggttaagactccacgtttccaatgcagggggtgcgggttcgatccctggtcggggaactaagatcccacatgccgtgtggtgcggccaaaaaaaaaaaaaaatgaaaactgagaagCGTATGGCAACATGGAAATCAACCACACAGTCAGGGCAGGTCCAGCAGGGAGGCAGGGCCATTGATGAGGACAGAGAGATGGTTAGTATGGACTGACAGACGGACACACAAGTGACACTAagaaacacacagagagagagagagagagagagagggcagcaTTAACCCAtgagaaacagacacagacataCGGATAGGCCAGAGCCTGGGGACATCAGGCAAGGAACCAGTGCAGCCACCCTCACCCTTCATGCTCTCCAGTGTGGGCCACACACGCAGCTAGCCGAACACTCCAGGCACAGACAGGGTCTCGGGCCAGAACGCACTCTGAGCAGCTCTGTAGACGGCCACAGTTGGTTGTGTTCACTTGTGTCACCTCAGTACGGGAGCCAACCAGGAGCCAGCTCTACAGAAAGGGAGTGAGGAAGAGAAACACGCTGGATCTCCCAGACTTCAATGTCACAGATTGGCTCTGGACTCAGATGTCTCCCCACCAGACTCGCCAAAATCTACAACtcacttgatacaatttcataTTCTCAACTGGCTGTGGCTCTGGGAATAAGGCCAGATCCTCAAGAACACTGAGCTGGGCTCCAATTTGCACTGCTCGGTGGAGGTGTCCATCCTCTAGGAAGCAAGCAAGGGGCAAGACATAATAACATAACTGTACCTGTGCCTGGGACTCTGATACCTGTATGCATGGGACCCTCTCTATGGCAACAACCTGTGTGCACTGGATGGGCAACTTGCTTGGCTATTAAACATACCTGTCCCCAGATAGAGCACATCATACTCTTTCCCTGAGAGGCTGGGCACCTTGTGGGCTACGACTCTGAGGTAGGCTGTATCTGTAGTGACCAGCAGGGGGTGGCCATCAGCTGGAAACACTGGCCTGTCCATGAGTGGGTGGTCCCGGATGAAGGTGAGCACACGGTCAGGCAGGAAGAGCGACGAGCCAAACTGTTGGAGCTTCATGTTGTTGGTGATGCACTAAAGGAAACACAGGATGAGTGACAAAGCTTCCCAGGGGCCAGGAAGCGTCTGTGATGCTTAGTTGGACCCTTGTCCTAATGGGGCAATTCGGGCGTGAGGTGAAGAACTGCCCCAGCCCCCTCACCTCTCCAGGTCTGGGCTGGGGAACATCATTGTCCATGACAGGCAGTCCCCTGTTGCAGTCATGTTTAAGCTCTCTGAAGGGACCATTCAGCACTGTCCGAATGTCTTGTGGTAGGAAGGAACAGACAGCAGAGATGGCAGCCCCTTCCCTGGAAGAGTCACAGGTTGGAGCTGGATATTTAGAGGGAACTAGGGGAGGCAACTCATCCCCTGTCAAATGAGATGACCCATGAGAAACGCACAGGGAGCTATGCAGCCTGCTTCACGGCAGAAGGAGCAGGGCTCCATGGAGAGTCCACCCCCTCTGGAGGAGACCGCACTGACCTGCACCAACCCCAGGTATCTCCCACCTTGTAACTCTCCACATCAGGACCCCCTCACCACTGGGAGGAAAAGATGCCATAAAAGATGGGCGTCCCCGCTCCATGCTCAGGTCGAAGAATGACCATGTCCTGCAGGACACTGGAGGCCCGGCCATGCTCAGGCCCTGGACACAGCAGGTCGGCCTTCAGAAAGGTCGTCCACCTCTGCTGGAGGGTCTTCCGGCCCCCAAGGTCCCCCTGGGGTGACAAGCACATAGGAAGTTCTCTTTAGAAGACAAACATTAGGAGAGGACTGTGGAGACCAATACAAGTTTCCCCCAGACACAGACAGATAGGGAGACAGATGCATAGAAATGCAAGGACAGAGATACAGAGTAACTGAGAAGGACAATGAGGTATGGGGTGGGCAGGATCACAACAATGATGTTTATTGTGTTTATTGTGCACTTATAAAGTTCTGCACTACGTGCTTTACATAAGTTACCTCATTTAGTCCTCAAATCGACACTGCCAGAGTCACACAGGCAGTAAGCAGTGTagcagggacttgaacccaggtctgtcaaCAGTTCCTGCCTTTAATCTCTACACTACAGTGTCATACGGGATAATAAGCGGGTAAAAGAGGCCAGAGCCCTTTCGCCACATTCCTCAAGCTCCCAGAAAAGTAGTCACTGCCCATCAAAAAAGGAGACAGAGGAGAAATACAGAGACCAGAGGAAAAGACAGGAGGACAGGCAGAGCAGAAAACAAGACAGACAGCTGGGATCAATGTCTCACCGCACACACACGGGCCACCCTCGGGACCTTAACGCGTTCGTATGAATCAAAAGCTCGGGAAATCTCCGTAAAGAAGAAGTAGATTTCATCGTCTCCGTCTTCATCCCCCCACTCGGCTGGGCTCAAGGCCACTGCTGCAAcaaaggctggggctggggagaccCGTGGCCTCAGATCCCACAGACATAGCCTGGGGCCACCACCCAGCCTCCACCCACTCTGTCCCCAGAGCAGCACCACcccccctctgccctctccccaccgTTAAGCCAGGATGGCAAGGTCTCTGTCCGAATCCAGTCCTCAGCACGACCCACAGCCCGGGAGATAATCGGCTCCGTCCCCAGGTAGTTTTTCACAGTGGCAACGTAGAGGACGCCCCCTGCAGGGCaacagggaggaggtggactgTCAGACGCACTGAGGAAGCTTTCAGAAAGGGTCACAGGCAGAGCGGGGAGCAAAGCAGGTGCCAGAACCCTCAGGGGCTGAGCACCCATTAAGTGCCAGGCAATGCTAAGCACGACAGGCATTACCTCacttaaaataaacagaaataaagtgcTCCGGGGCAGTAACGGGAACCAGTGTTAAGGAAAAACTGCTGGAATGTTCATGTATATGAAAGAAGAATAGAAGCTATCCCTGTGGAAAGCAAGATTTTTTTCGTTGGTCTGTTTCTTGCTGTTGTCGTTTTTAAGGACTTTTCTACCCTATAATTACATGGTAACTTTCCAGGAAGAGGTTTGCTTTGCAGCATGTTCCCATCTTACTTAAGTTCTCCCACTATGGTAAATGTCTGAGGGAACTACTGTTCTTTCTGAGCATTAGGGGGTGTATACTGCCCTGGAACAAGTCACAACTTTAGGGTATACTAGCATCATTTAGGGAATTgatcaaaatgcagattcctgggccttgGGCCCAGCAATTCTCACTCAGTACGGTTGGGGGTTGGCCCAAGAACTACGTTTCAAACAAGCAGTCAGACTTACTCTGATGTGGGTGATTCAAGACCTCACTTTGAGAAACACCAACCTAGGAGATTTCCGGATATTTCACAGCCAGCCAGAGGAAACAACGAGGAATCAGATCCTCCCTCCTGGTTCAGTGGAGGTGCAGAGGTGCTCTAGGGATGGTGAGGattggaaaagagagaaatcacAGGCAttctgggaaggaaggggaggtgcAGTTCTGTGGGCTGAATGTGAGAGAACTATAGCCACTCTGAGCaacactgccaagggctcggacATGAGTGGAGACAATGACTCAGGGAACAAGAAGGTCACAAACCCCTGGTGGAGTTTTGAGTATCACAGGGACTGTGGAGAGAACAGAGAAGCATTCCTTCACCACCTACTACGTAAGAGGCACTGCGCTGGGTGCTAAGCACATCACTGTGCCCCCCAAGAATTCCCATTTGAGTCCAGAAGACAAACGTAATCAGATACCAAGAGGCGTGGACTCACAGATGTGTGTAGGAGCACAGAGGAGGACCCAGCCACATCTAACTGGGGGAGCAGCATCTCAGAGGTCACATCTGAGCTGGCTCTGAAGAATGAGCCATTTGCCAGGTAGAAGGACTTCGGGGGGAAGACAGGCAAGTGGGGAAGAGGGGAGCCATGTTCAGGGATATGGGGGCACTCCCcatggctggagctccagcaggGCACAGGGGCTGCTGGGCAAGTGAGCAGAGATGAGCTAGAGGTGCAGAGATAGGCACCCAATTGTGATGAATCTGCTCTTCCATGCCAGGAAAATGTGGACTTTATCCTAAAGGTGAGGGCAAAACTGCAGAGATTTTCTTGAGGAGGCATGACataattagttttgttttttaggaagAAAATGCTAGTTAAAAGGGCCTTCACACAGTCCTGGCAAGAACAGAGAAGGACTAAGGCACTGGCAGAGGAAAGAAAGGGGCTGGATTTGGGAGATATTTCTGAGGTAGAGCCCATTAACAAGATTTGAACATCAGCTGAGTATGAGATGTGAAAGAATGGAGTAAAATAATGTCTCTAAGGTTTCCGTTTATAAGATGGATAATAGTAGATTATGATATTATGAACCAAGCAAAGAAATGACATAAGGCTCATAAAGGAGGTGGCTGGAGAGGAGGTGAGTTCACTTGTTGGACCCACTAAGGTTGAAGCGCCTTCGGGACACCTGGTTGGAGTCGCTGGAAGGCAATCGAACAGAAGGGTGTGGACAATAGGGCCAGAGTCAGGCAACCTGGGAGTCATGCTTAAGTTACGACAGGAACGTGAAAgccagggagaaaaggaaagcgAGAGAGAGCCCTGGGGCACCATCATTTGAAGGAAACTCAGAAGAGCACTGACTCATAAGAGTCAGAGAGGCTGGAGAAGCAAGCAAGGCTGGAGTGCTGGAGGCTGGTGCCCAGAAACCCCAGCAAGAGCCGCGGGGTCATGTGCACCGAGGGAGGCAGCAGAGGGCAGGGCCACCTTGAAGGAAGCACTACGTCCTGGACTCATAGATGCTCCTGTGAAGCTGCATGTCTCAGGCATTGAAATGATAACCACTAACACTTAAAAACACTTAATGCAGAGCAAAAAAAGGGTCAGGAGCCCTCTGAGGGCAATAGTAGAGaattagaaacccccttccttaCTGGGTGGGAGGGAAGACTATACTATCACTCAAGTTTGTGAAAAGAATCCAAGCACTTTGGAGTCAGGAAGGCTTGGGTTTGAACTCTGAATACTTATTAGTAGTATGATCTTAGGCAATTACCCTTCctaagcctcaggttcctcaaatgtagaatggggataataccaCCTTCCACCCAGAGCAGTgctgagggttaaatgagataaaaagagAGCCCCAGGTAGGGCCTGGTGCACGGCTGGCATTCAATATGTGTTAGGTGCAGCTCCTTAGGAACCTCAGGGGGCCATATGCTTGATTTGTTGCCATAAGGTAGGGGGGCCACAACTATAAAATGGCATCCCATTCCCTTCCAGAGTATTTCATGAGGGAGAAAATCAGATTTTGGGCAAAGGTTCTGGCAGCTAATGGAGCAGCAAATAAGCCAATCCTCAGTAGTTCCAGGGGGAAAAACATGACACAGAAGCCAGAATTGGAATGAAAATTTTCCTAAAAGCATTATACACGAAACACTCTAAAACCAAAACTCTTGACAGAAGCTGTGTCATGGATACCCTGAGAATGGGGGAGATGTGGTGGAAGAGACAGTTATGAATATTTTGGAAGCATGACTTGATGTGTTTGAGGGGGAACACTCATAAATATTCTGGAAACGGTAAAGGACCACACACAACAATGCAAGGACCCAGTGGTGGACGGAGGTAAAGTCCCAAAACTTTCTAAGGGGTTAAATGGGGGCAGTCAGCAACTCTG
This genomic stretch from Balaenoptera acutorostrata chromosome 12, mBalAcu1.1, whole genome shotgun sequence harbors:
- the SEMA4F gene encoding semaphorin-4F isoform X3, encoding MPSSVARPRPRPGPSPASPLPLLLLLEVLSGPVCGRISPSVPRISLPISEADSYLTRFTIPQTYNYSVLLVDPASHMLYVGARDTIFALSLPFSGERPRRIDWMVPEAHRQNCRKKGKKESTSAPPLNQEGGSDSSLFPLAGCEISGNLLGGVLYVATVKNYLGTEPIISRAVGRAEDWIRTETLPSWLNAPAFVAAVALSPAEWGDEDGDDEIYFFFTEISRAFDSYERVKVPRVARVCAGDLGGRKTLQQRWTTFLKADLLCPGPEHGRASSVLQDMVILRPEHGAGTPIFYGIFSSQWEGAAISAVCSFLPQDIRTVLNGPFRELKHDCNRGLPVMDNDVPQPRPGECITNNMKLQQFGSSLFLPDRVLTFIRDHPLMDRPVFPADGHPLLVTTDTAYLRVVAHKVPSLSGKEYDVLYLGTEDGHLHRAVQIGAQLSVLEDLALFPEPQPVENMKLYQSWLLVGSRTEVTQVNTTNCGRLQSCSECVLARDPVCAWSVRLAACVAHTGEHEGLVQDIESADVSSLCPKEPGEHPVVFEVPVATAAHVVLPCSPSSAWASCVWHQPSGVTALTPRRDGLEVVISPGAMGAYACECQEGGAARVVAAYSLVWGSQRGAPSRAHVVGAGLAGFFLGVFAASLTLLLIGRRQQRQRQRELLARDKVGLDLGVLPSGTTSYSQDPPSPSPEDERLPLALAKRGSGFGGFPPPFLLDPCPSPAHIRLTGAPLATCDETSI
- the SEMA4F gene encoding semaphorin-4F isoform X2 — its product is MPSSVARPRPRPGPSPASPLPLLLLLEVLSGPVCGRISPSVPRISLPISEADSYLTRFTIPQTYNYSVLLVDPASHMLYVGARDTIFALSLPFSGERPRRIDWMVPEAHRQNCRKKGKKEDVSSFQQVERPESGRGKCPFEPAQRSAAVIAGGVLYVATVKNYLGTEPIISRAVGRAEDWIRTETLPSWLNAPAFVAAVALSPAEWGDEDGDDEIYFFFTEISRAFDSYERVKVPRVARVCAGDLGGRKTLQQRWTTFLKADLLCPGPEHGRASSVLQDMVILRPEHGAGTPIFYGIFSSQWEGAAISAVCSFLPQDIRTVLNGPFRELKHDCNRGLPVMDNDVPQPRPGECITNNMKLQQFGSSLFLPDRVLTFIRDHPLMDRPVFPADGHPLLVTTDTAYLRVVAHKVPSLSGKEYDVLYLGTEDGHLHRAVQIGAQLSVLEDLALFPEPQPVENMKLYQSWLLVGSRTEVTQVNTTNCGRLQSCSECVLARDPVCAWSVRLAACVAHTGEHEGLVQDIESADVSSLCPKEPGEHPVVFEVPVATAAHVVLPCSPSSAWASCVWHQPSGVTALTPRRDGLEVVISPGAMGAYACECQEGGAARVVAAYSLVWGSQRGAPSRAHVVGAGLAGFFLGVFAASLTLLLIGRRQQRQRQRELLARDKVGLDLGVLPSGTTSYSQDPPSPSPEDERLPLALAKRGSGFGGFPPPFLLDPCPSPAHIRLTGAPLATCDETSI
- the SEMA4F gene encoding semaphorin-4F isoform X1, producing the protein MPSSVARPRPRPGPSPASPLPLLLLLEVLSGPVCGRISPSVPRISLPISEADSYLTRFTIPQTYNYSVLLVDPASHMLYVGARDTIFALSLPFSGERPRRIDWMVPEAHRQNCRKKGKKEEECHNFVQILAIANASHLLICGTFAFDPKCGVIDVSSFQQVERPESGRGKCPFEPAQRSAAVIAGGVLYVATVKNYLGTEPIISRAVGRAEDWIRTETLPSWLNAPAFVAAVALSPAEWGDEDGDDEIYFFFTEISRAFDSYERVKVPRVARVCAGDLGGRKTLQQRWTTFLKADLLCPGPEHGRASSVLQDMVILRPEHGAGTPIFYGIFSSQWEGAAISAVCSFLPQDIRTVLNGPFRELKHDCNRGLPVMDNDVPQPRPGECITNNMKLQQFGSSLFLPDRVLTFIRDHPLMDRPVFPADGHPLLVTTDTAYLRVVAHKVPSLSGKEYDVLYLGTEDGHLHRAVQIGAQLSVLEDLALFPEPQPVENMKLYQSWLLVGSRTEVTQVNTTNCGRLQSCSECVLARDPVCAWSVRLAACVAHTGEHEGLVQDIESADVSSLCPKEPGEHPVVFEVPVATAAHVVLPCSPSSAWASCVWHQPSGVTALTPRRDGLEVVISPGAMGAYACECQEGGAARVVAAYSLVWGSQRGAPSRAHVVGAGLAGFFLGVFAASLTLLLIGRRQQRQRQRELLARDKVGLDLGVLPSGTTSYSQDPPSPSPEDERLPLALAKRGSGFGGFPPPFLLDPCPSPAHIRLTGAPLATCDETSI
- the SEMA4F gene encoding semaphorin-4F isoform X4, with the translated sequence MPSSVARPRPRPGPSPASPLPLLLLLEVLSGPVCGRISPSVPRISLPISEADSYLTRFTIPQTYNYSVLLVDPASHMLYVGARDTIFALSLPFSGERPRRIDWMVPEAHRQNCRKKGKKEEECHNFVQILAIANASHLLICGTFAFDPKCGVIDVSSFQQVERPESGRGKCPFEPAQRSAAVIAGGVLYVATVKNYLGTEPIISRAVGRAEDWIRTETLPSWLNAPAFVAAVALSPAEWGDEDGDDEIYFFFTEISRAFDSYERVKVPRVARVCAGDLGGRKTLQQRWTTFLKADLLCPGPEHGRASSVLQDMVILRPEHGAGTPIFYGIFSSQWEGAAISAVCSFLPQDIRTVLNGPFRELKHDCNRGLPVMDNDVPQPRPGECITNNMKLQQFGSSLFLPDRVLTFIRDHPLMDRPVFPADGHPLLVTTDTAYLRVVAHKVPSLSGKEYDVLYLGTEDGHLHRAVQIGAQLSVLEDLALFPEPQPVENMKLYQSWLLVGSRTEVTQVNTTNCGRLQSCSECVLARDPVCAWSVRLAACVAHTGEHEGLQDCHSCFCCLPSDG